A genomic segment from Nicotiana tabacum cultivar K326 chromosome 7, ASM71507v2, whole genome shotgun sequence encodes:
- the LOC107821696 gene encoding uncharacterized protein LOC107821696: MNSSKNANKNRSKMEDFAAVSEKLKASNFPAIKLKIGDWERVSRYEGDLIAKCYYAKRKLVWEILDGPLKSKIEMQWSDIIAIRAIILQNDQSGVLEIELNQPPSFYRETNPQPRKHTLWQQTSDFTGGQAPTYRRHWVRFPPGVLDKHYEKLLHYDARLNELSKQPFPSQLSPYFESDVPEFSDYFDNRYGSQFFSKMHHPIRFSSSSILIPNHPMHNRRTTMAPVRNFSSSFSVSGERRSNYANTDQRRVLLRQGPNNLVNVAMGNQTIGMLPVSTTPQANWGIPTQNYQAMYQQNELTGHNQDNVVLNYIENHLLNDNQMAYSNELKLAGNADSMYSLLEHHQNGSVDATRDEHGLNFGYHITDNYAQDAVPNNGLAYTEPINWMVPQETNQNLKLEQFMEHSTSLSTYSDTVHGGYPTLDVYGEQKSRVQGE; encoded by the exons ATGAATTCTTCGAAAAATGCTAATAAAAATAGGTCAAAGATGGAGGATTTTGCTGCTGTTTCTGAAAAATTGAAGGCTTCCAACTTCCCTGCTATAAAGCTCAAGATTGGTGATTGGGAG AGAGTTTCAAGGTACGAAGGTGATTTGATAGCGAAATGTTATTATGCTAAGCGAAAATTAGTGTGGGAAATTCTAGATGGACCGCTGAAGAGCAAGATTGAAATGCAATGGTCAGATATCATTGCTATTAGAGCCATCATTCTACAAAATGATCAATCAGGAGTTCTCGAGATTGAG TTGAATCAACCACCTTCCTTTTATCGTGAAACAAATCCTCAACCAAGAAAGCACACATTGTGGCAGCAGACATCAGATTTTACTGGAGGCCAAGCTCCCACTTACAG GAGGCACTGGGTTAGATTTCCACCGGGAGTACTTGACAAGCACTATGAGAAGCTATTACATTATGATGCAAGGCTGAATGAACTAAGCAAACAACCTTTCCCTAGCCAATTATCTCCTTATTTTGAATCAGATGTTCCTGAGTTTTCGGATTACTTTGACAATAGATATGGATCCCAGTTTTTTTCCAAGATGCATCATCCTATTCGtttctcttcttcttccattttaatCCCTAACCATCCAATGCATAATAGAAGGACAACGATGGCACCTGTCAGAAATTTCAGTTCAAGCTTTTCAGTGTCAG GTGAAAGGAGAAGTAACTATGCAAATACCGACCAAAGGAGGGTGCTTTTGCGACAAGGACCAAACAACTTGGTGAATGTTGCAATGGGAAATCAAACTATTGGAATGTTGCCCGTTTCTACAACACCACAAGCTAATTGGGGTATTCCAACCCAGAATTATCAAGCTATGTATCAACAAAATGAGTTGACGGGACATAATCAAGATAATGTAGTGctaaactatatagagaaccattTATTGAATGACAATCAAATGGCATACTCCAACGAATTAAAACTAGCTGGAAATGCAGACTCGATGTACTCATTGCTCGAGCATCACCAAAATGGAAGTGTTGATGCTACACGTGATGAACATGGTTTAAACTTTGGTTATCATATAACAGACAACTATGCACAGGATGCTGTACCAAACAATGGACTGGCTTACACGGAGCCAATTAATTGGATGGTTCCTCAAGAAACAAATCAAAACCTAAAGTTGGAACAATTTATGGAGCATTCAACTAGTCTTTCTACCTATTCTGATACAGTACATGGAGGTTATCCAACTCTAGATGTTTACGGCGAACAAAAAAGTAGGGTTCAAGGGGAGTAG